From Saccopteryx leptura isolate mSacLep1 chromosome 3, mSacLep1_pri_phased_curated, whole genome shotgun sequence, one genomic window encodes:
- the PRL gene encoding prolactin isoform X2: MDNKGSSLKGPLLLLLLLVSNLLLCRSVDSLPVCPSGAVSCEVPLRDLFDRAVVLSHYIHNLSSEMFTEFDKRYAQGRGFITKAINSCHTSSLSTPEDKEQAQKIHQEDLLNLVLRVLRSWNDPLYHLVSEVRGMHEAPDAILSRAIEIEERNKQLLEGMEKIVGQVHPGDKENEIYSVWSGLPSLQIADEDSRLFAFYNLLHCLRRDSHKIDNYLKLLKCRIIYDSNC; this comes from the exons ATGGACAACAAAGGGTCGTCACTAAAAG GGCCACTCTtactcctgctgctgctggtgtcAAATCTGCTCCTGTGCAGAAGTGTGGACTCCCTGCCCGTCTGTCCCAGCGGGGCCGTCAGCTGTGAAGTGCCCCTCCGGGACCTGTTTGACCGCGCCGTCGTCCTGTCGCACTATATCCATAACCTCTCCTCAGAAATGTTCACTGAATTT GATAAACGGTATGCCCAGGGCAGAGGGTTCATTACCAAGGCCATCAACAGCTGCCACACTTCTTCCCTCTCTACTCCTGAAGACAAGGAGCAAGCCCAAAAGATCCAT CAGGAAGACCTTCTGAACCTGGTCCTCAGAGTGCTGCGCTCCTGGAATGACCCTCTGTATCATCTAGTCTCTGAAGTACGTGGAATGCACGAAGCCCCAGACGCCATCCTATCAAGAGCCATTGAGATTGAGGAACGTAACAAACAACTTCTAGAAGGCATGGAGAAGATTGTCGGCCAG GTTCATCCTGGAGACAAAGAAAATGAGATCTACTCTGTCTGGTCAGGACTTCCATCTCTGCAGATAGCTGATGAAGACTCTCgtctttttgctttttataacCTGCTGCACTGCCTACGCAGAGATTCACATAAGATTGACAACTATCTCAAGCTCCTGAAGTGCCGAATCATCTACGACAGCAACTGCTAA
- the PRL gene encoding prolactin isoform X1, whose product MDNKGSSLKAGPLLLLLLLVSNLLLCRSVDSLPVCPSGAVSCEVPLRDLFDRAVVLSHYIHNLSSEMFTEFDKRYAQGRGFITKAINSCHTSSLSTPEDKEQAQKIHQEDLLNLVLRVLRSWNDPLYHLVSEVRGMHEAPDAILSRAIEIEERNKQLLEGMEKIVGQVHPGDKENEIYSVWSGLPSLQIADEDSRLFAFYNLLHCLRRDSHKIDNYLKLLKCRIIYDSNC is encoded by the exons ATGGACAACAAAGGGTCGTCACTAAAAG CAGGGCCACTCTtactcctgctgctgctggtgtcAAATCTGCTCCTGTGCAGAAGTGTGGACTCCCTGCCCGTCTGTCCCAGCGGGGCCGTCAGCTGTGAAGTGCCCCTCCGGGACCTGTTTGACCGCGCCGTCGTCCTGTCGCACTATATCCATAACCTCTCCTCAGAAATGTTCACTGAATTT GATAAACGGTATGCCCAGGGCAGAGGGTTCATTACCAAGGCCATCAACAGCTGCCACACTTCTTCCCTCTCTACTCCTGAAGACAAGGAGCAAGCCCAAAAGATCCAT CAGGAAGACCTTCTGAACCTGGTCCTCAGAGTGCTGCGCTCCTGGAATGACCCTCTGTATCATCTAGTCTCTGAAGTACGTGGAATGCACGAAGCCCCAGACGCCATCCTATCAAGAGCCATTGAGATTGAGGAACGTAACAAACAACTTCTAGAAGGCATGGAGAAGATTGTCGGCCAG GTTCATCCTGGAGACAAAGAAAATGAGATCTACTCTGTCTGGTCAGGACTTCCATCTCTGCAGATAGCTGATGAAGACTCTCgtctttttgctttttataacCTGCTGCACTGCCTACGCAGAGATTCACATAAGATTGACAACTATCTCAAGCTCCTGAAGTGCCGAATCATCTACGACAGCAACTGCTAA